The DNA window aataaaagtatatattttaggtaaaaaaatatgatcaaCTAGATTGTTAACTATAGACacttaaatctaattttaaaatgtagatgtattttttgttgcatACTATAAAAAACATTGAAAGTTGGTGTGATTTTCTTTAGGTTTTTTAGAAGCAGTAAGGAGCGAGGTAGCTCACTACACTCTAAAAAATGCCTGGCTAAATACAGCCCAGTGCTGGGGAAAATATGGACAACTGGGTTACTATTTAGAAGGTTGGGTTACACATTTAGAGTGTAGGTTTTGGGACATAATATAATCTATAATTTCATAAATAGATATTGGAAAATGCAGATaatcagagacagagagagagagcaaatggCCTGATTCCGAATGATTACAGGAACAGGATTACCCAGGATGAGCTTAAGCCTCCATCCACACAAGCACGTACACACACTCCTGTCTTTCAGACAATGTGCCTTACCAATCAGATATCAACTGACAAacacaaattattcattttaccTTTCATATGTtggcatattttattaaaaacatgtagATATTCCCTTTTTTGCCCAATTAAATCACAGTCCTTCAGTGGAATTTTCCATCGTGATCCCTGTAAGCAGACAGATAAAGGAGATTGAGAATAACAGATACAAAAAAGAGAGACTGTGTCATTATGAAGCATCTTAAATAACTccgctgtgtgtttgtgtagattTGGCCGCATTGGCCGTCTGGTCCTCAGGGCCTGCCTGCAGAAGGGAATTAAAGTCACCGCCATCAACGACCCCTTCATCGACCTGCAGTACATGGTGAGATTCACTAAAGCAGAAATGATGATTCTTGGTATTGTTTAAAGCAGCAGCCATGTTAAACTAACTAGGTTCACAGTATTGCTCAGTATGAAGTGTTTTTAGCATGAGCTTTTAGATGCTTTCAAAAATTTAGCATTCCCAGTGCATTTAACAGCATTTCTTTTAGCATCcatgcttaaattaaaaatacaagtaGCATTATATCAATTCTTAATGCATATTTCTACATATAATTAATGCATATATCCTACTGTTCACCATTGGTTAATAccattagtaatttatttatatatattttttgtaaaattcatGGTGCTGaatcttttttctatttattgttTCCAAATTGTAGTAAACCACTAAAAACTTACCGTGCTATAAGCAATAAACAGATCAGatcaattttaaatgaacttagAATTTATTCAGTTCCTGAATGTATTCCAGAAACATTTTGGAAGttgatgaaaagctaataatgTATTGAATCagaaaaaatattcatacataaaatgaagtaaacaattttctattaatatcaCAAAGCTCTTGTTTTTCGAAtcattcttaaaataaacatttcaagctaaaaaaaaatcctatatcTATAAAATTAAGTTCTAATCTAGTAATCTCAAACTTGAAATCATTTAACAGGTCTACATGTTCAAGTATGACTCCACTCACGGACGCTACAAGGGTGATGTGCACCAAGAGGATGGAAAACTGATCGTTGATGGTCAAGCCATCTCTGTGTTCCAGTGGTACGTTTGGTATCTCTTTGAACATCTCTCTGTTGGGATATAACGTCAACCATGACACATAGACTACAAACATGTATAAATTCATTGTAAACACTGTCAAATTAGGAAGATTTGTTCATCATACTGCATACACAGTATATACTAGGcactatttttagaaaatattgcaagaatatTACATACATGTTACAAGCAGTGCATGTTTAATTGAAAAGTAGCTTTCTGTTATCatcttaagaaaaaaatacagatagtTGGTATTTTTAATCCgattatacaaaaaatgtttggccaattaaacaataaaccacTGAAAAGATGTTAAACATTTGCAATCGATATTGTTTCTGGTTCATTCGCCACACTGGAAGTAGACGGTCAGGGttctttatttgttctttaCTGGTTCAGTATGCACTGCATTTTAGGATACAGTACTGCTTAGGCAATTAATATGATTATCTTATGTGTACAGAAAAAGACTTTAGTTTTGAACATAGCGTGATAGTGCTGTGCTGATTCCTTTTCTCTCTTGCGCCTAGTATGAAGCCTGCTGAGATCCCATGGGGGGATGCTGGTGCCCTGTATGTAGTCGAGTCTACCGGAGTCTTCCTCAGCATTGAGAAGGCCTCAGTAAGTCTGCATCTGAGCAGGATTTGGAAGGCAAATGTATAgcatcaaatattattataatactgaTATTCTGTGAAATTTGTCTCCTATAGTCTCACATCCAGGGTGGTGCCAAGCGCGTGGTTGTGTCCGCCCCATCACCTGACGCTCCCATGTTTGTGATGGGAGTCAACCAGGACAAGTATGACCCTTCCAGTATGACCATTGTCAGGTGAGCAGAGTCTAACGTATGTCAGCATGcagatgaaatatttaatgcatgcacGTGAAAATAACTGACCTGTGCAACATTAGGAGATAACCATATTAAcgtgtgtttttgttgaaaaCATCACAGCAATGCATCCTGCACCACTAACTGCTTGGCTCCCCTGGCTAAAGTTATTCACGATAACTTTGGTATCGAGGAGGCCCTCATGGTAAGTTAATGACTGGTGTGACATGGGTCAAATTTGGTCAAACAAATTACTTTGACACTTTTAAACTGAGAAGACAATCATTAAACACCCTCTCCTTAGAATAAAGGCTAAAAGGAAAagacatcataaaaataatagttctACTGGGTAACATGATGTGTGAAAGGCCTGTTCGGACTTAAATCCTTGTCTATTTACTTATATTAAATTTAGCgctcattttcaaaatttttgcagtcaatttttttaaaagaaataacatgTAAATTCAGTAATGacgctgaataaatgtatcaaaaagtgatcaaaagtgacagcatatttataatgttactaaagatttttgcttcaaataaatgcagttatttttaactttagaaTCATcacaatcataaaaaaattaataatagtgtCCACaagaatattaagcagcacaacagttttcagtattgataatgacaacaaattatttttagaaatcagacactgaagactgaagtaacgatgatgaaaatacagctttgcatcataggaataaattacattttaaaatatattagagtagaaagcagctattttaaattactatATGATtgtgttttaatcaaatgtatgcAGCTTTGTTGAGCATAatagacttcttttaaaaccataacaaaatggaaaaatcataaaaaaaaaaaaattctgtaccTCTTCACAGACAACAGTCCATGCCTACACCGCCACACAGAAGACAGTGGACGGCCCCTCTGCCAAGGCCTGGCGTGACGGACGCGGTGCTCACCAGAACATCATCCCTGCCTCCACTGGTGCTGCCAAGGCTGTGGGCAAAGTCATTCCTGAGCTTAACGGGTCAGTGCAACACACGTCAAAAGACAACTGATCGATTTTGATGTTGACTGGAGACATTTACCATCTGTCTTTGTTTGGTAGCAAGCTGACCGGAATGGCATTCCGTGTGCCAGTCGCCGACGTGTCTGTCGTTGACCTCACCTGCCGCCTTTCAAGGCCCGCCAGCTACGCTGACATCAAAGAGTCTGTGAAGAAGGCCGCTCATGGACCAATGAAGGGAATTCTGGGATACACAGAGGATTCCGTAAGTCCTGCCAGTAAAATTCTTTTAGAATTCCACAACATGTAGATTTTCATACAGTGATGCACAGAAATTGgaatcatatttaatttgtgtttttgtttaggtTGTTTCTTCTGACTTTATTGGTGACACTCACTCTTCAATCTTTGATGCGGGTGCAGGCATCTCCCTCAACGACAACTTTGTCAAACTCATCTCCTGGTAagttcaaaaacaacacaacttaAAGGGACGATTGTGtgatcgtttactcaccctcatgtcagtttaaatctgtaTATGCATTTCAGTATGCATTTCTAACTATGAATATTTGCgattattttaacttttgaaGACACCATTTTCGCATTTTTTGTAGTCTCACAGATTGCAAGTAGGACAGCTTTAAGATGGATGGTATAGTGTCTTCACTCTGAAATGTAGTGCAAATAAAGTTCAGTTTAATTCTGTAAAtcagttaaaaacatttcagttcaaaacaactcaaaactgACTCCCCTATATCATATTGATTgaatttaggaaaaaaaaaaaaaaaaaaaaaaatatatatatatatatatatatatatatatatatatatatatacataaaatttgctgtttattgtCATTCGTTGTCATAATAggacatataaatacaaaataatgaaaatgattaaattaggttttatgatataatacatttttattaattaattataaatattaatttagtaaaatagataaaaacaatatgtgagaagtatatagatagatatatctatataaaaaatattcatttcataaaacattacagtcattgaatcatttatttattaaggagaatatatatatagatatatattgtctccacataattatttatttattaaggttGGAcagtgaaactgaaacactgctCAATTTAAATTTGAGAAGCCTGGTAGCTaatcttcattgattgcacattccattagtaagagcagagtgtgaaggtttaattattacaataatagcGCACTTTTGgttaaaagatatatatatatatatatatatatatatatatatatatatatatatatatatat is part of the Puntigrus tetrazona isolate hp1 chromosome 16, ASM1883169v1, whole genome shotgun sequence genome and encodes:
- the gapdhs gene encoding glyceraldehyde-3-phosphate dehydrogenase 2, whose protein sequence is MSELCVGINGFGRIGRLVLRACLQKGIKVTAINDPFIDLQYMVYMFKYDSTHGRYKGDVHQEDGKLIVDGQAISVFQCMKPAEIPWGDAGALYVVESTGVFLSIEKASSHIQGGAKRVVVSAPSPDAPMFVMGVNQDKYDPSSMTIVSNASCTTNCLAPLAKVIHDNFGIEEALMTTVHAYTATQKTVDGPSAKAWRDGRGAHQNIIPASTGAAKAVGKVIPELNGKLTGMAFRVPVADVSVVDLTCRLSRPASYADIKESVKKAAHGPMKGILGYTEDSVVSSDFIGDTHSSIFDAGAGISLNDNFVKLISWYDNEFGYSHRVADLLVYMHSKE